One segment of Acidimicrobiales bacterium DNA contains the following:
- a CDS encoding flagellar basal body-associated FliL family protein gives MTMTDEPTTEPSAAAEDKRSKKAKKGRSNLLPALVLAAGIAAGGYYVGAPGADAGAETDAATEDAAAEEVEPGVVVELEPMTLNLDGGRFLRVGVAVLTTSEFESFADDEGTMRLTPDHGSQLRDQLIAMFAGRQISELTGSDNLDDTKAELLDRANEVLDDQALEVYLTEFVTQ, from the coding sequence ATGACCATGACCGACGAACCCACCACCGAGCCATCAGCCGCCGCGGAGGACAAGAGGTCCAAGAAGGCGAAGAAGGGCCGGTCGAACCTGTTGCCGGCCCTGGTGCTGGCTGCGGGCATCGCTGCCGGCGGCTACTACGTCGGCGCTCCCGGGGCCGACGCCGGGGCCGAGACCGACGCTGCAACCGAGGACGCGGCCGCCGAGGAGGTCGAACCCGGTGTGGTCGTCGAGCTCGAGCCGATGACGCTCAACCTCGACGGAGGCCGGTTCCTCCGAGTCGGGGTGGCCGTGCTCACCACCAGCGAGTTCGAGTCGTTCGCGGACGATGAGGGCACCATGCGGCTCACTCCCGACCACGGCAGCCAGCTGCGCGACCAGCTCATCGCCATGTTCGCGGGACGACAGATCTCGGAGTTGACCGGTTCGGACAACCTCGATGACACCAAGGCGGAGCTGCTCGATCGAGCGAACGAGGTCCTCGACGACCAGGCGCTCGAGGTCTATCTGACCGAGTTCGTCACCCAGTAG
- the fliM gene encoding flagellar motor switch protein FliM produces the protein MSTTVPRQDGVDSDRQVRAFDFRRPNKLSREHVRSLQIVHETFARQLTTLFSSSLRVVSDVSVLSIEQLSYDEYIRDTPNPAHLSILSIDPLPGVAIFQLPLSTGMTIVDLMLGGHGSGAGPDRPLSDIERGLVGTITDRALEELAYSFESVTRISPAVIQHESNPQFAQIVAPSDMTVVVMFEIKLGAEENVASLCYPYSALQPILDTIAQAATHAQAGRGDLETMRQRLSDRLLDVPVDLVVEFDQARLSSGQILALEVGDVIALDHGVDEPLSALVDGVPTFEVRPAKAGKRLAAQIIGPDPTTHVPGGPR, from the coding sequence GTGTCCACCACGGTCCCCCGACAAGATGGCGTCGACAGCGATCGCCAGGTGCGAGCGTTCGATTTCCGGCGACCCAACAAGCTGAGCCGCGAGCACGTCCGCAGCCTGCAGATCGTGCACGAGACCTTCGCCCGCCAGCTCACCACCCTGTTCTCGAGCAGCCTGCGCGTCGTCTCCGACGTGTCGGTGCTGTCGATCGAGCAGCTGAGCTACGACGAGTACATCCGCGACACCCCGAACCCCGCGCACTTGTCGATCCTGTCGATCGATCCGCTGCCGGGTGTCGCCATCTTCCAGTTGCCGCTGTCCACCGGCATGACCATCGTCGACCTGATGCTCGGCGGTCACGGCTCGGGTGCCGGGCCCGATCGGCCCTTGAGCGACATCGAGCGGGGCCTGGTCGGAACCATCACCGACCGGGCGCTCGAGGAGCTGGCCTACTCGTTCGAGTCGGTCACCAGGATCAGCCCCGCGGTGATCCAGCACGAGTCGAACCCGCAGTTCGCCCAGATCGTGGCGCCGTCGGACATGACCGTTGTCGTGATGTTCGAGATCAAGCTGGGCGCCGAGGAGAACGTGGCGTCGCTCTGCTATCCGTACTCCGCTCTCCAGCCGATCCTCGACACGATCGCTCAGGCCGCAACCCACGCCCAGGCGGGGCGGGGCGACCTCGAGACCATGCGCCAGCGCCTGTCGGACCGCCTGCTCGACGTTCCCGTCGACCTGGTGGTCGAGTTCGACCAGGCACGCCTGTCCTCCGGCCAGATCCTCGCGCTCGAGGTCGGGGATGTGATCGCGCTCGACCACGGTGTCGACGAACCGCTGTCGGCCTTGGTCGACGGGGTCCCGACCTTCGAGGTGCGTCCCGCCAAGGCAGGGAAGCGCCTTGCCGCCCAGATCATCGGCCCAGATCCCACCACCCACGTCCCAGGAGGTCCTCGATGA
- a CDS encoding flagellar motor protein MotB — protein sequence MRKSKGHVEHEEEHENHEAWVIPYADMITLLMGLFIVMWSIGTADLAKLEDIRSGFASSLGMGVSAAGPGAGGPGVLDGVERPSLEIERLLAETQIMTPDRFGDAVDALEREEQQAEARAVESAQLAEVERAITEHARATGVADVIDFRHEERGLVVSIVSDQVLFDAGSASLRSDGREVLDGLAEALVELPNHVAIEGHTDSVPIANARFPSNWELSTARATSVLQYFLEAYAFPPDRLTASGYAEQRPLGDNDTAAGRSKNRRVDIAVLSMEPHGGGDQP from the coding sequence GTGCGTAAGAGCAAGGGCCACGTCGAACACGAGGAGGAGCACGAGAACCACGAGGCGTGGGTCATCCCCTATGCGGACATGATCACGCTGCTCATGGGGCTGTTCATCGTGATGTGGTCGATCGGCACCGCCGACCTGGCCAAGCTCGAGGACATCCGCTCGGGGTTCGCCTCGTCGTTGGGCATGGGCGTCAGCGCCGCGGGACCGGGGGCGGGAGGCCCTGGCGTCCTCGACGGGGTCGAACGGCCCTCGCTCGAGATCGAGCGGCTCCTGGCCGAGACCCAGATCATGACCCCGGACCGTTTCGGTGACGCCGTCGACGCGCTCGAGCGCGAGGAGCAACAGGCCGAGGCACGTGCTGTCGAGTCGGCCCAGCTCGCCGAGGTGGAGCGAGCCATCACCGAGCACGCTCGAGCAACTGGGGTGGCAGACGTGATCGACTTCCGCCACGAGGAGCGCGGTCTGGTCGTGTCGATCGTGAGCGACCAGGTGCTGTTCGATGCGGGATCCGCATCGTTGCGATCCGATGGGCGTGAGGTGCTCGATGGGCTGGCCGAGGCTCTGGTCGAGCTGCCCAACCACGTGGCCATCGAGGGCCACACCGACAGCGTTCCCATCGCCAACGCCCGGTTCCCCTCGAACTGGGAGCTGTCGACCGCAAGGGCCACCTCGGTGCTGCAGTACTTCCTCGAGGCCTACGCCTTCCCGCCTGATCGCCTGACCGCCAGTGGCTATGCCGAGCAACGACCGCTCGGCGACAACGACACGGCGGCAGGTCGAAGCAAGAACCGCAGAGTTGACATCGCCGTGTTGTCGATGGAGCCCCACGGAGGGGGCGATCAGCCATGA
- a CDS encoding flagellar hook capping FlgD N-terminal domain-containing protein, producing MSFIPPVSPATPDNWGAPGREADKSSTEMDKDTFMKLLVAQLKYQDPLSPSDPQEFLAQTAQFTSVEKLEHIATQVSEQTWAMALSTAGGLVGQEITFLRTDGTTGTGVAGSATTDPEGIVLNVGDEQVPLGAISHIAPPGTEGDEPAPDQTSEEPETSTETTTDTTDTTTESASADEA from the coding sequence ATGTCGTTCATCCCACCCGTCTCCCCCGCAACGCCTGACAACTGGGGCGCCCCTGGCCGTGAAGCCGACAAGTCGTCCACCGAGATGGACAAGGACACGTTCATGAAGCTCCTGGTCGCCCAGCTCAAGTACCAGGACCCGCTCTCGCCCTCGGACCCACAGGAGTTCCTCGCCCAGACCGCCCAGTTCACCTCGGTCGAGAAGCTCGAGCACATCGCCACCCAGGTGTCCGAACAGACCTGGGCGATGGCGCTCAGCACCGCCGGGGGTCTCGTGGGCCAGGAGATCACCTTCCTGCGAACCGACGGGACGACCGGCACCGGCGTGGCCGGATCGGCCACCACCGACCCCGAGGGCATCGTCCTCAACGTCGGTGACGAGCAGGTGCCGCTCGGCGCCATCTCCCACATCGCCCCGCCCGGGACCGAGGGAGACGAACCCGCTCCCGACCAGACCTCCGAGGAGCCTGAGACCAGCACCGAGACCACCACCGACACCACCGACACCACCACCGAGTCGGCCTCCGCCGACGAGGCCTGA
- the flgF gene encoding flagellar basal-body rod protein FlgF has translation MIRSMFSAISGLRNHQTMMDVVGNNISNVNTTGFKSSTTVFQDVLSQMVRGGGAAQEELGGTNPAQVGLGSRIAAITTNFGQGALQRTGRATDLAVQGDGFFVVEQAGQELYTRAGSLSIDALGRLVTQEGGFVQGWGADAAGEVNTNAGVGQLEIPVGDLTAPVTTERVSLGGNLPGDADDGTTIANSVEIYDEQGNPWTLSVQFEKTGDNAWDVAIDYVDPDTGELTGTYSAVASLAFGPDGELTTDFEEDVTAGLPASFTGDFELSFGREGGPNRLTQFGDLSTVAILDQNGSAAGSLQSFTVSQEGLIVGSYSNGGTKAIGQIALASFANPEGLEKVGGSNYRATMNSGLAQIGTSGAGGRGLMSTGTLEMSNVDLAQEFTNLIVAQRGFQANSRVVTTSDELLQEVVNLKR, from the coding sequence ATGATCCGTTCCATGTTCTCGGCCATCTCCGGCCTCAGGAACCACCAGACGATGATGGACGTCGTCGGCAACAACATCTCCAACGTCAACACCACCGGCTTCAAGTCGAGCACCACCGTCTTCCAGGACGTGCTCAGCCAGATGGTCCGGGGCGGCGGTGCCGCCCAGGAAGAGCTCGGCGGCACCAACCCCGCCCAGGTCGGTCTCGGCTCACGCATCGCCGCCATCACCACCAACTTCGGTCAGGGTGCGCTACAGCGCACCGGCCGGGCGACCGACCTCGCGGTGCAGGGCGACGGGTTCTTCGTGGTGGAGCAGGCCGGCCAGGAGCTCTACACGCGGGCGGGGTCGTTGTCGATCGACGCCCTCGGCCGCCTCGTCACCCAGGAGGGCGGCTTCGTCCAGGGATGGGGCGCCGACGCCGCCGGTGAGGTGAACACCAACGCCGGCGTCGGCCAGCTCGAGATCCCCGTCGGGGATCTCACCGCGCCGGTCACGACCGAGAGGGTGTCGCTCGGTGGCAACCTGCCGGGCGACGCCGACGACGGCACCACCATCGCCAACTCGGTCGAGATCTACGACGAGCAGGGCAACCCGTGGACCCTGTCGGTCCAGTTCGAGAAGACCGGCGACAACGCGTGGGACGTCGCGATCGACTACGTCGATCCCGACACCGGCGAGCTGACCGGCACCTACAGCGCGGTGGCGTCGCTGGCCTTCGGGCCCGACGGTGAGCTGACCACCGACTTCGAGGAGGACGTGACCGCAGGGCTCCCGGCGTCGTTCACCGGCGACTTCGAGCTGTCGTTCGGCCGGGAGGGCGGGCCCAACCGTCTCACCCAGTTCGGCGATCTCAGCACGGTCGCGATCCTCGATCAGAACGGGTCGGCCGCGGGCTCGCTGCAATCGTTCACCGTGTCCCAGGAGGGCCTCATCGTCGGTTCGTACTCCAACGGTGGCACCAAGGCGATCGGCCAGATCGCCCTCGCCTCGTTCGCCAACCCCGAGGGGCTCGAGAAGGTGGGCGGTTCCAACTACCGGGCCACCATGAACTCCGGCCTCGCCCAGATCGGGACCTCCGGGGCCGGTGGCCGGGGGCTGATGTCCACCGGCACGCTCGAGATGTCCAACGTCGACCTGGCCCAGGAGTTCACCAACCTCATCGTCGCCCAGCGCGGCTTCCAGGCGAACTCCCGTGTGGTCACGACCTCCGACGAACTGCTCCAAGAGGTCGTCAACCTCAAGCGATGA
- a CDS encoding EscU/YscU/HrcU family type III secretion system export apparatus switch protein translates to MAEDKSQKTEKATPRKRRESRKEGQIAKSQDLYGWVAVLGGSFVIPLLISGVGGRLTDLFTRLPDVIARPEVASMHQVTSSLAVSVFGLLSVFLVGAMLLSIGVTLAQVGFVLSGKPLKPQPKRIDPIQGFKRLFSVRTAWQAATGVAKMSVVGLVSIPLLYGVARDLSGDMQFELRSAIAYVAGSTLAIVRITAVVGLVIALADYAFQRWRTDKDMMMSKHDVKQETKNTEGDPQVKARQRAIRMSASRNRMIATVGDADVVVTNPTHVAVALRYRPETGAPRVVARGADAVASRIRHEARMASVPIVESRPLARALYASCRVDEEIPRTLFEGVATVLAFVHRLRLHPSISGEHLLEVPVTWDPALSDLAAANRTRRRLRDQGAAEEHAS, encoded by the coding sequence GTGGCCGAGGACAAGAGTCAGAAGACCGAGAAGGCCACCCCGCGCAAGCGTCGGGAGTCGCGCAAGGAAGGCCAGATCGCCAAGTCGCAGGATCTCTACGGGTGGGTCGCGGTGCTCGGCGGTTCGTTCGTGATCCCGCTGCTCATCTCGGGCGTCGGGGGCCGGCTCACCGACCTGTTCACCAGGCTCCCCGATGTGATCGCGCGGCCCGAGGTCGCTTCCATGCACCAGGTGACGTCATCGCTGGCGGTGTCGGTGTTCGGCCTGCTCTCGGTCTTTCTGGTGGGGGCGATGCTGCTGTCGATCGGGGTGACCCTGGCCCAGGTCGGCTTCGTGCTCTCGGGCAAGCCGCTCAAGCCCCAGCCGAAGCGGATCGATCCCATTCAGGGGTTCAAGCGGCTGTTCTCGGTCCGCACCGCGTGGCAGGCAGCCACCGGTGTGGCCAAGATGTCGGTCGTCGGGCTGGTCTCCATCCCGCTGCTGTACGGCGTGGCGAGGGACCTCAGCGGCGACATGCAGTTCGAGCTTCGTTCGGCCATCGCCTATGTGGCCGGCAGCACCCTTGCCATCGTCAGGATCACCGCGGTGGTCGGTCTGGTGATCGCCCTCGCCGACTACGCGTTCCAGCGCTGGCGCACCGACAAGGACATGATGATGTCCAAACACGACGTCAAGCAGGAGACCAAGAACACCGAGGGCGATCCACAGGTGAAGGCCCGCCAGCGGGCGATCCGCATGAGCGCCTCCCGCAACCGGATGATCGCCACCGTCGGCGATGCCGACGTGGTGGTCACCAACCCGACTCACGTCGCGGTGGCGCTGCGGTACCGCCCCGAGACCGGTGCCCCCCGGGTGGTGGCACGGGGAGCCGACGCCGTCGCCTCGAGGATCCGACACGAGGCCAGGATGGCGTCGGTGCCGATCGTCGAGTCCAGGCCGCTCGCCCGTGCGCTCTATGCATCCTGTCGGGTCGACGAGGAGATCCCCCGCACTCTGTTCGAGGGTGTCGCCACCGTCCTCGCCTTCGTCCACCGTCTGCGTCTGCATCCCTCGATCAGCGGCGAGCACCTGCTCGAGGTGCCGGTGACCTGGGACCCCGCGCTCTCGGATCTGGCCGCCGCGAACCGCACCCGACGACGGTTGCGGGACCAGGGCGCCGCCGAAGAGCACGCGTCCTAG
- the fliN gene encoding flagellar motor switch protein FliN: MTPATTTSLAEALPVLTERVVAAAARFPADGLVAGPADTQEVLDELLPAEDAFVLVVPAGPAPSQRLVLVVRPSLLKALGLSDADGLADALSPVIAELAGPHEVHEDQVRLGIGSIGLADVPASGGGSGETLVASGLFLGTDHVATVGIGIPGDGDDPGDVEAGDAPPTGGMDLPEVESPRPGTAGAGDVVPGATEGVRSLSLLRNVEMDVTAELGRSRMTVADLLSLTPGSVVELDKVAGSPIDLLVNGTLIARGEVVVIDEEFGVRISEIVDRAEDH, encoded by the coding sequence ATGACCCCGGCCACCACCACATCCCTTGCCGAGGCGCTGCCCGTCCTCACCGAACGGGTCGTCGCCGCGGCGGCCAGGTTCCCGGCCGACGGGCTGGTCGCCGGCCCGGCCGACACCCAGGAGGTGCTCGACGAGCTGCTGCCCGCCGAGGACGCCTTCGTGCTGGTGGTTCCCGCCGGGCCCGCTCCGAGTCAACGCCTCGTGCTCGTGGTGCGTCCCAGCCTGTTGAAGGCGCTGGGACTGAGCGATGCCGACGGGCTCGCCGACGCCCTGTCGCCGGTCATCGCCGAACTGGCCGGGCCCCACGAGGTGCACGAGGACCAGGTTCGCCTCGGGATCGGGTCCATCGGGCTCGCCGACGTCCCCGCATCCGGTGGTGGCTCCGGGGAGACGCTGGTCGCCTCGGGTCTGTTCCTCGGAACCGATCATGTGGCCACCGTCGGAATCGGCATCCCCGGCGACGGCGATGATCCCGGCGACGTAGAGGCCGGCGACGCACCCCCGACCGGCGGGATGGACCTCCCCGAGGTCGAATCCCCCCGACCGGGCACCGCCGGCGCGGGTGACGTCGTGCCGGGAGCGACCGAGGGGGTTCGGTCCTTGAGCCTGCTGCGAAACGTCGAGATGGACGTGACCGCCGAGCTCGGCCGGTCGAGGATGACCGTCGCCGACCTCCTGTCGCTCACCCCCGGCTCGGTCGTCGAGCTCGACAAGGTGGCCGGGAGCCCCATCGACCTGTTGGTCAACGGCACCCTGATCGCACGGGGCGAGGTCGTGGTGATCGACGAGGAGTTCGGCGTCCGAATCTCTGAGATCGTGGATCGGGCCGAGGACCACTGA
- the fliO gene encoding flagellar biosynthetic protein FliO — MAPEINAVEVLIRLAASLGMVVAIILVAAKVLRRRGGLRLGRSAGGPRVDVLDRTSLSRSASVAVVRVGGRGLVVGVTDQSVTLLTEAPELVDRYESQYEEAERTAPPVEHEVSRWPEVTGAPEPARMNFFEALRESTVRRS; from the coding sequence ATGGCCCCCGAGATCAACGCGGTCGAGGTGCTGATCCGCCTGGCGGCCTCGCTGGGCATGGTGGTGGCGATCATCCTCGTCGCCGCCAAGGTGTTGCGCCGTCGCGGTGGTCTTCGTTTGGGCCGTTCGGCCGGTGGGCCGCGCGTGGACGTGCTCGACCGCACCTCGCTGTCGCGCAGCGCGTCGGTGGCGGTGGTGCGCGTCGGAGGACGGGGCCTGGTCGTCGGGGTCACCGACCAGTCGGTGACCCTGCTCACCGAGGCCCCCGAGCTGGTCGACCGCTATGAATCCCAGTACGAGGAGGCCGAACGGACTGCGCCTCCTGTGGAGCACGAGGTTTCACGGTGGCCGGAGGTCACCGGTGCTCCCGAGCCGGCACGGATGAACTTCTTCGAGGCGCTACGGGAGTCGACCGTCCGACGGTCGTGA
- a CDS encoding flagellar motor protein: MEPASLIGLILVLLGVFIGSLLKGVSPDAFFGVPAALLIVIVGSLGAAMMSNSIGDVKNVGRALLKAFKPGDTGDPSTSIDTIVSFAERARREGLLALEDEVEEIDDPFMRRGLQFAIDGGDPEMVRDVMETEVNAMRERHKVNAQFMTTVGIFSPTFGIIGAVIGLIATLSHLDDPSQLGKGIAAAFIATFWGVFAANGIFLPIGNKLKRLSAEELAHKHLIIEGVLSIQAGSNPRMLDDILTSYLPPKARSARMEERRSA, translated from the coding sequence ATGGAGCCGGCATCGCTCATCGGCCTCATCCTCGTCCTGCTCGGCGTCTTCATCGGTTCGCTGCTCAAGGGCGTGTCCCCCGACGCCTTCTTCGGCGTCCCCGCAGCGCTGCTCATCGTCATCGTCGGGTCGCTCGGCGCGGCGATGATGTCCAACTCGATCGGCGACGTGAAGAACGTGGGGCGGGCGCTGCTCAAGGCGTTCAAGCCCGGCGACACCGGCGACCCCAGCACCTCGATCGACACCATCGTGTCCTTCGCCGAGCGCGCTCGGCGCGAAGGCCTGCTCGCCCTCGAGGACGAGGTGGAAGAGATCGACGATCCCTTCATGCGCCGAGGCCTGCAGTTCGCCATCGACGGCGGTGACCCCGAGATGGTGCGCGACGTGATGGAGACCGAGGTCAACGCCATGCGCGAGCGGCACAAGGTGAACGCCCAGTTCATGACCACCGTCGGGATCTTCTCGCCGACCTTCGGGATCATCGGCGCCGTCATCGGCCTCATCGCGACCTTGAGCCACCTCGACGACCCGTCCCAGCTCGGCAAGGGCATCGCTGCGGCCTTCATCGCCACCTTCTGGGGCGTGTTCGCGGCCAACGGGATCTTCCTGCCGATCGGCAACAAGCTCAAGCGCCTCTCCGCCGAGGAGCTGGCCCACAAGCACCTCATCATCGAGGGGGTGCTGTCGATCCAGGCGGGCTCGAACCCCCGCATGCTCGACGACATCTTGACGTCCTACCTGCCGCCCAAGGCCCGGTCGGCCCGCATGGAGGAGCGCAGAAGTGCGTAA
- the fliP gene encoding flagellar type III secretion system pore protein FliP (The bacterial flagellar biogenesis protein FliP forms a type III secretion system (T3SS)-type pore required for flagellar assembly.), with product MSVPPPTRWKRPPPTSPSVRGIVGRLAAAAALLGIFVLLVTGPAAAQVAPEPEVPTPAAPGAPTPGQPGQADPLDEPEGPNASLSIDLSQGEAPSQSVVIILALSVLSVAPSLLIMLTSFARMVIVLSLTRNALGLQTVPPNQVVIGLALFLSFFVMAPTLSAMNEEGLQPLLAGEISQGEAYDAASAPLKDWLLINTREGELQMIVEASGQDAPEEVEDLPITTVAPAFILSELKSAFIIGFVIFVPFLIIDLVVSAVLMSLGMMMLPPVFVSLPFKLLLFVMVDGWSLIARTLLESYR from the coding sequence ATGTCCGTTCCTCCACCGACACGGTGGAAGCGACCCCCGCCGACCTCGCCGTCGGTGCGTGGGATCGTGGGTCGACTGGCCGCGGCAGCGGCGCTGCTCGGCATCTTCGTGCTGCTCGTCACCGGGCCGGCAGCGGCCCAGGTCGCTCCCGAGCCCGAGGTGCCCACGCCTGCGGCACCCGGTGCCCCGACGCCGGGACAGCCCGGACAGGCCGACCCGCTCGATGAGCCGGAGGGGCCCAACGCCTCGCTCTCGATCGACCTGAGCCAGGGGGAGGCGCCCAGCCAGAGCGTGGTCATCATCTTGGCCCTGTCGGTGCTGTCGGTCGCCCCGTCGTTGCTCATCATGCTCACCAGCTTCGCCCGCATGGTGATCGTGCTGTCGCTCACCCGCAACGCCCTGGGGCTGCAGACGGTGCCTCCGAACCAGGTCGTGATCGGCCTAGCGCTGTTCCTCTCGTTCTTCGTCATGGCTCCGACGCTGAGCGCCATGAACGAGGAGGGCCTCCAGCCCTTGCTGGCGGGAGAGATCAGCCAGGGCGAAGCCTACGACGCCGCCTCGGCGCCGCTGAAGGACTGGCTGCTCATCAACACCCGTGAGGGCGAGCTGCAGATGATCGTGGAGGCGTCGGGTCAGGACGCGCCCGAGGAGGTCGAGGACCTTCCGATCACGACGGTGGCACCGGCGTTCATCCTCTCCGAGCTCAAGAGTGCCTTCATCATCGGCTTCGTGATCTTCGTGCCGTTCCTGATCATCGACCTGGTCGTCTCCGCGGTGCTGATGTCGCTCGGCATGATGATGCTCCCACCGGTGTTCGTGTCGCTGCCGTTCAAGCTCCTGTTGTTCGTGATGGTCGACGGATGGTCGCTCATCGCCCGCACCCTGCTGGAGAGCTACCGATGA
- the fliR gene encoding flagellar biosynthetic protein FliR, producing the protein MVLDIDPTLLAGFLFALVRTGAWIAVAPPFNSNAVPIRVKLAISVSLAMLLAPTFDADPGVLETTTFVTMLAYQALVGVALGFVVQLFFAAVQAAGQMIDMAGAFASASLYDPFSNASSTPMGRLFQLVAITILFAIDGHLMLVRGLMASFEAAPLSGLQLDGYAEFLVGDVTTFFVAAAQIAFPMLAALFLAEVALGLLSRAAPQINILVIGFNVKILVLIFLGGLTLAVLPAAVARIVEQSVMAPNAWFGG; encoded by the coding sequence ATGGTCCTCGACATCGACCCCACGCTTCTCGCCGGGTTCCTCTTCGCCCTGGTGCGTACCGGAGCGTGGATCGCGGTGGCGCCGCCGTTCAACTCCAACGCCGTACCCATCCGGGTGAAGCTGGCCATCTCGGTGTCGCTGGCGATGCTGCTGGCGCCCACCTTCGATGCCGACCCCGGCGTGCTCGAGACGACGACCTTCGTGACCATGCTCGCCTACCAGGCGCTGGTCGGTGTGGCGTTGGGCTTCGTCGTGCAGCTGTTCTTCGCCGCGGTCCAGGCTGCCGGTCAGATGATCGACATGGCAGGCGCCTTTGCCAGCGCGTCGCTGTACGACCCGTTCTCCAACGCGTCGTCCACCCCGATGGGTCGGCTGTTCCAGCTCGTGGCCATCACGATCCTGTTCGCCATCGACGGCCATCTCATGCTGGTCCGGGGCCTGATGGCCAGCTTCGAGGCGGCGCCGCTCAGCGGGCTCCAGCTCGACGGCTACGCCGAGTTCCTCGTCGGCGACGTCACGACCTTCTTCGTGGCCGCGGCCCAGATCGCGTTCCCGATGCTGGCCGCGCTGTTCCTGGCCGAGGTGGCGTTGGGGCTGCTGAGCAGGGCAGCTCCCCAGATCAACATCCTGGTCATCGGCTTCAACGTCAAGATCCTGGTGCTGATCTTCCTCGGTGGGCTCACCCTGGCGGTGCTCCCCGCGGCCGTGGCGCGGATCGTGGAGCAGTCGGTCATGGCTCCCAACGCCTGGTTCGGGGGGTGA
- a CDS encoding flagellar biosynthetic protein FliQ: MTDSMVVQIGLQAMLLAAKLAGPILLTTLGLGLGVGLVQSVTQIQEPTLTFVPKFIGTAVVLLVGGAWMLAEAVAFTESLFELVPTLLS, translated from the coding sequence ATGACCGATTCGATGGTGGTGCAGATCGGCCTCCAGGCCATGCTGCTGGCCGCCAAGCTGGCCGGCCCCATCCTGTTGACCACCCTCGGTCTCGGCCTGGGCGTCGGCCTGGTGCAGTCGGTCACCCAGATCCAGGAGCCCACGCTCACCTTCGTGCCCAAGTTCATCGGCACCGCGGTGGTGCTGCTCGTCGGTGGCGCCTGGATGCTGGCCGAGGCCGTGGCCTTCACCGAGTCGTTGTTCGAGCTCGTCCCCACCCTCCTCAGCTGA
- a CDS encoding flagellar FlbD family protein yields MILLRRLNGTEFGINADLIERIEITPDTVVSLVDGTKYVVADTVDEVVERIIAFRARILATAEAGHEGAAADGVAPASPLRLVAEHTEET; encoded by the coding sequence ATGATCCTCCTGCGACGACTCAACGGAACTGAGTTCGGTATCAACGCTGATCTCATCGAACGGATCGAGATCACACCCGACACGGTGGTGAGCCTGGTCGACGGCACCAAGTACGTCGTCGCCGACACCGTCGACGAGGTGGTCGAGCGGATCATCGCCTTCCGTGCCCGGATCCTGGCTACCGCCGAAGCCGGCCACGAGGGCGCCGCCGCCGATGGCGTCGCTCCCGCGTCGCCGCTGCGACTGGTGGCCGAACACACCGAGGAGACCTGA